A stretch of Henckelia pumila isolate YLH828 chromosome 4, ASM3356847v2, whole genome shotgun sequence DNA encodes these proteins:
- the LOC140862022 gene encoding uncharacterized protein yields the protein MGVDFVIDYGASDLRRNIECCDERGKVVIVDLHGRDRSRIDLALLEEKRAEIKAFDLQSRDLEDKASVIAEVRTHFWPAVLKEKVVPHVEYRFPVTGARKALNLLKKKDGIGKIILCMSSPNLKMD from the exons ATGG GTGTTGACTTTGTGATTGAttacggagcgtccgatcttagGAGAAACATCGAGTGTTGTGATGAAAGGGGTAAGGTTGTCATTGTAGATTTGCATGGAAGGGATCGTAGTAGGATTGATCTTGCTCTACTAGAAGAAAAACGGGCTGAAATTAAAG CTTTCGATCTACAATCTAGAGATTTGGAAGATAAAGCATCCGTGATTGCCGAAGTTAGAACTCATTTTTGGCCTGCTGTTCTTAAGGAAAAAGTTGTTCCACATGTTGAGTATCGTTTTCCAGTGACTGGAGCTCGGAAAGCTTTGAACCTtttaaagaaaaaggatggtatTGGGAAGATTATCTTGTGTATGAGCAGTCCCAATCTTAAAATGGACTAA